ATCGCCTTCAGCCCTCCAAAAGCGGAGTCTAAAGCAGCCAGAACCGCAACCGATAAATACTTGACATAGGCACCAGGGATGGGAAAGGCCAGAGCAGACCCAATTCCGATTCCGATCAGCAGGCCCAAGAGGGGCAACCACATTGTTTATTCCTCCTTCGGTTGCGCAAACGTGAACTGGTAACTCCCTTTATATGGGGGAATGACAATTTTTGAATGCTTCTCCAGATTAACAGGAAACCCTGCCATTTTGAGAATATTATACTCACTTTCCAGCATCCCCAAAACCCTGGCGAGGCGATCCGGGTCGCCGATTGCTTTAATGATATAAGGTGGAGCAAGACGTGTTGTGTTTACTAAGATCATGGGCCCGACACATCTGATGTCGGACGACGTCACGATTCGCTGGTCGTTCACGGCAATTGCCTCTGCACCCCCGACGCGGAGTTCATTCACGATGTAGAGAATGTGTTTATCATGAATTAAAAAATCTCCTGCTTGAAACTGGCCCGGGTTTTTCGCCTGGGCCACTTCTGCTCCCTTCCGGTTGTCGTCTAAAGATATTACGATCCCCGGCCCTTCAACCTCTACAAGACCCGACCAGATTTTTAACTCCTGCAGTATATTTTGCAGGTTCTGCAGCTCCTCTTTTCCCCTGGAGAGAACTCTCTGGTAGCTGTCAAGGGATGCCCTCTTCTGTTCTATGTCTTCCTCCAGTCTTGCAATTACTTTTTCCTGCGTTTGAATCATGGCAACGAGATTCGCGTTTTTCTGGCGCCAGGGGGTTTGATCGCTTGCCGCTAAACTGCGCAGCACCGACACGAGCAGGATTCCGGAAATAAAAAAAACCAGGGTGAGGGGTAACTGCCATTTATTCAGTTTTAATTTCATTTTCTTACCTCCAGTAGGGCACAACTTTTTTATACTTTCGAGACTATTTTTAAAACTCCTGCTGTTATTTTGTCACCATAATCGGAGGAAGTCTACTTTTCTTGAGAGCCGGATTTTTGTAAAAAGCAACGGGTGCGATAGTAAATATACAAATACAAGGAGGAACCCGTATTGCGGGCCCCTCGTCCGAAAACCAGCTCTGTCCACCACCGAATTTCAACCTGTTTCCCGGATTCTCCTCTCTATCCTCCCAGGCTCTAGTCGAAAGGGGAGCTTTGTCTCCAACACCCTGATTTATTTCAGGCCAGCTTTAACACTGGCAACGACCCTTCTTATATCTTCCTTGTCTAAATCAAATTTGTGCTGCTTCTTGACTCC
Above is a window of Bacillota bacterium DNA encoding:
- a CDS encoding DUF881 domain-containing protein, yielding MKLKLNKWQLPLTLVFFISGILLVSVLRSLAASDQTPWRQKNANLVAMIQTQEKVIARLEEDIEQKRASLDSYQRVLSRGKEELQNLQNILQELKIWSGLVEVEGPGIVISLDDNRKGAEVAQAKNPGQFQAGDFLIHDKHILYIVNELRVGGAEAIAVNDQRIVTSSDIRCVGPMILVNTTRLAPPYIIKAIGDPDRLARVLGMLESEYNILKMAGFPVNLEKHSKIVIPPYKGSYQFTFAQPKEE